Within the bacterium genome, the region CATACAGAAAATAAAGCAGCGGGATAACAAAAAGAGTGAGCATCAAGGCGCCTATCTGATTTATAAGACGGGTCAATTACCTTCTACAAAAAAGGAAGTATAACAATAGAGCTGATGCACAGCATTTTCACAGGTGCCTTCAGCCATTTTGTTGGGCATCTTTTATTCTGTATGCTCGCCACTTTGAGCTATCGTGACAGCAAATTGTCCAAATCTCTTTTATTCGTTTAATGAATCCCTTAGGGAGAGGCACACGTGCTTTTGGATTGTGGATAATCATTGATTCCTCAAACAAATTGAAGGCCAAAGAAAAAAATGAACAGTCGGAATACAGCACCGCTGAAATCAAACTATTGTCCTCAGATAGAAAAAACTTTGTGTCGATATCCGGTCCATTGACTTTCGGAATGCTCCCACAAGATTCGACACCTTCACCGACAACTCCTTTACCTTGGTCAACTATTACATAAGGGTTCCCTAAACCATGCGTTGCTCTCATGATTGTCGGCGGCCACAAGGTAGCCCTCGGACTGAGCTTCGATGAGCTAACAGCGATAATACAGACGTCGTTCGCTGACACTATTCCTTTTTCGAGATACTGCGTATACTTTTGCTTTTTATCCTCGAGTGCACTGCGGATACGTAAAACAATTTGTGCTACAGGAACTTTCCGAGCTATGGAAGCCCCACAAACTATCGGCGGAACCGAATTAGGCTTATGCTCATCTCCATGTCCGGGACAAATGGCTTCAATGAAAACCCTCTTCCTGTCTTTTTCGACGACAAAATCTGGTCCATAATCGGTGCTCTTTGGCTCATACCCTTCAAACTTCAACATCTTTGCCATCATCATTTCCCATAATCGTGCGTTTGTGTCTCGGTCGAGTTCCTGCTCGAAATGGGAATCTTCTAATCCATCAATAGATGAAAAAAGCTCAACAATTCTTTTACGGAGCGGAAAGAACTCTGAATCTTTAGGTAACCCTTTGAGGAAAATGCTATTCGGATATTTTTCAAAGATATTCATTATCCCATATTGCCCAACATCAAAACTCACCTATTGCTATGGAATGCAACTAAATAGCGGTCAGGTGAAGCGCATTGTTATGAGTTTTTTTTAGTCTCAATCTTTTCTTTGCATTCTAGGACATCTTTATTTAGTGTTTCTTGTAAATAATCTGAAAGATTGTTTATAAATTTTTTTGCATTTTGAAAATCATAAATTGCTGATCTATATTTCTTTAATGATTTATAAGCGCAACCTCTTAGGTAATAGGCATCTGCATTTTCTGACTCTGAAGAAATTATATTTGTTAATTGTTCGATTTCGCTGTTAGCTTCAGCTTTTTGAAGATTTTCTTTGATTTTTTTTAATGAGCATATGTTTCCTGCGACGACTAGACCACTTGAAATAAAAACAAATAGAAAAAGATGAAGGACATATTCAATATTGTTTATATTTAAGAATAACAAAATAATTATTATGACATAGGAAGCAAGTAAACAGTAATTCAAGGAATTTTCTGCTCCCTCTACTACTTTATTGGTCGGTATTGTAGGTTGTTTTAATTTTATATCTTTTGTCATTATTAGTTCATTTTTTTATGCTTAACATGTATTATACGGACTAAATAATAATCTGACAAATATTGCCAACTTATCCTATTCTACTCTTTCTCTGTCAAAAAACTAATAAAAATAGAACCGTCTGCTTTTCCCAATCAATTTTTTACTCACTTACTTTCAGCTTACTCCATCCCAGGAGGCGATTTTCTCCAAGGATATCCTTGCAAAGTCTCTTCAAAACCCAAATCAAAAAGCGCCTGCATTTCAACAGGGTCAAAAAGCTCTTTTGCTTTAGATACATGGGTTACCGGGATAGAGGCAAGATTAAAATCACCGTTCCTTGCTCTTGTAAAAACATATAAGTAAATGATGTCGCCTACGCTTTGGGTATTGAGCATCGTTTCAATGGTGCGTTCCGCTATAGCAGGTATTTTATCCGGAATCTCTTCCCAAACAGCATCTGTATAACCATTTCTAATAACATAAATTTTGTACTGTATCTTATAAATATCTACTCCTTTTTCTTCGGCGGCTTTCTCAATACCCTGGATAACATCATAAAGAAAAAACACCTGCTTTATTACCCCGCCGTCAACATGCATCTCATCATACTTTTCGTCATTAGCCTCCGCCTCTAAATAAACTGGAGGGAGTGCAATTGGAATGGACGCTGACGCTAATATGACTTTGCGAAACAACTTTAAAGCATTACCACCGCCTATGGACGCAATTTTGCCCATATCCCAAATAACAAGCTGTTGCGCATCCAAATTAGTAGTTCCCACATAAAGCCTGCGGCCTTTGTTATATTCAATAGTTATCTCTTTTAGTAATTCTGTATCAAAGTATCGTTCAATAAGATATTCCAAAGGCTTGGTGCTGGCAAAGGCATTACGAGATGGATGTATCCGTAAAATATCCTTTGTTGAATACTTAGTATATAATTCCTTTAATGTATCGTCATGCCCGCTTCCTAAAAAGGCAAGCGGCGCAATTATCGCTCCGGTACTTATTCCAGTAACAACCTTAAAAACCGGCCGTGTCCCGGACTGTGACCATCCGTTAAGTAATCCTGCGCCATAAGCACCGTTGGCAGCTCCACCCGAAAGAGCAAGTAGGTAATAAGTCTGTTTAGTTTTAAAATTAAAGAAAGAAGGTTCCCTTTTTTCTTCTTGTTCCAACAACTTAACAAAATCTTTCTTAAAAAAATCATTTGGGCTTCCACTGAACGCCCTGATGTCTTGCATGCCGAAAACTCGGACATCATTTAATAAATTTTCTGGGACAGCGTGACGCACTCTTGCGCAGCCGGAAATAAACAAGGGAATAAACAAAATGATTATACTAAACAAACATGATCGCTTTTTTATCTTTAGGCACATATACATTAAACTCTCCTATTGTAGCAGGGCTAACCTTTCTTAAATAGTGTGAACTTGTTGCTTTTGTGTTCAGATTTAAGTGAATTTTTTTCACCACAAACAAAATACGGACAGCTAAAGTATTTTTTCTTGTCATTACACCAATCCTCTCTCCCTTTTTTATCTAAATGGATACCTTTTCCAAGAATCTTACACATATAGAAAACTTTTCCGGACCGATTAGACTTCTTAAGATATGGACAACTCATAATTTATCAAGGACAACTAACATAATCTTTTTCAAACTCTCCAGTCTTTGGCCACATATAATACCTAATGGTATTCAACAAGCCCATTTTAATAATTCTACGTCCTGAAGTAACCGCATGTAAATTGCATAAATAACGAATTTTATGAATTTTTCTCAAGATAGAGGAAAATTCTGTATCTTCAAGAAAATATACAGGGAACCCTCCCACTTCTTCAAAGATTTCCTTTCTTATGGCAATTCCACAGCAGCCAGGAAGAGTAGGCTGTCCAATTTTGTCTTTTATTACGAAGTAGAAGTTGGCAACAACTTCAGAAAAGAGCAACTTGGGTTCTCTTTCTTTAAATCTGAACCAACCGCAAAAGGCAGATAAGTCTTTATTACTTGCAAATACTTTATATGCTTTTTGTAGGTATCCTTGAGGCAAAATAGTATCTGCATCAACAAAAAGTAAGTATTTACCTTTTGCGGATTTAGCGCCATAATTACGCACTGCTCCTACAGCTTTGGATAGACTGTGAACTACAAGATTTGTATATCTTCTTGCTATCTTTAGTGAATTGTCTTTACTCCCGGCATCACTAACTATTACTTCGTAATCGAAACTTACATTTTGACTGCAGATAGACATAAGGGCATCCTCAAGATATTTTTCTTCATTAAAAACTGGAATAATTATACTCAGTTCCATTTAGCTTGTTTGAAATTTCCTAAGGACTTCTTTCTTAAAGAATTTTATCGAATCATTATCCTTGGTAGAAGATAGATAAAAAGGCTCAGAAAATTCCACTTTAATCTTACTCCATCCTATTTTTTTATTAGATGCGGGAAGAACTTTTTCAACTCCTTCTATCATCGCAAGAATAACGGGCACTTCTGCCTTTGTTGCAGCAAAAAATGCTCCTTTATAAAAAGTTTTCTTGTTTATCCCACCTTGAGGAAAAATCACTACAATTTCTCCTCCTTTTAATAGCCCTATTATCCTCCGTAATCCACTTATAGACGATTTATCCTGCACAGGAATTGAACCAATCCACCTCGGGATAAGAGAATAGAAGGGATGATGAAACATAAATTCGGCAGAAGTGAATCTCGGTGGTCGCGGAAGAGCACAGGCAAGGATAGGCCCATCCAAAAAAGACTTATGTTCTGCAATTACTACCATACCTTCTTCTGAAAGATTTTTTAAGCCTTTTATTCTCATTAAAAATAGTATCTTAAAAAGAACCTTCCCAATTTTCGTCGCATATTTGTAAGAATCTCTTAAACTACGCATAGATAGTAATTTTTTTGCTTTTTCTATTTTCTATCAAATCTTGGAGCTGACATCTCCCTTCAAATATTCTCTATTCCATACTATCTCAGATAACTTCCGATACTTTCTGTTATAATCAGATAGCTGATTATTTTCAATAAAAGCACGTTTTGTCAGTCTTCAGATATAGACAAGGCATAATCTCTCTTTTTTGATTCGACTTTCTTACCTTTTAGCTTCTCTGTTAAAGGATACTGCTTTCTTTTCATCTCTTCATATTTCTTTCTCATTCATCTCCAATCACTCTTCTACTTACTTCTTTTCTTGTTCGATGAGCGATATCGTCTAAGATGCTGTAAACTGTAGGAACAATTATTAGAGTTAAGAAAGTAGAAACTACCAGCCCTCCAATAACTGCTAAAGCCATAGGAGCTCTCAACTCTGAGCCTTCTGAGTTGCTTATAGCCATAGGAAGCATTCCAAATGTAGCCGTAGCTGCCGTTAATAAAACTGCTCTTAATTTAGTTACTCCCCCCTGAATAAGCGCGTCATTTTTACTCATACCCTTAGATCTAAGCTGATTAACGTAATCCACAAGGACTATCCCATTATTAACTACAATACCGGTAAGAATAATGACGCCGAGAAGAGAAACCATAGAAAGACTATTGCCGGTTAATAACAGTATCAAAATTACACCAGTTATTCCAAATGGAACGGTAAACATCACTGTAAAGGGATGTACCAACGATTCAAACTGGGCAGCCATAATCATATATACCAATAATATTGCTAAAATAAATACAGTGCCTAAGGCAACAAATGTCTCACGCATTCGTTTTGCCTCCCCGCCATATTCTACGAAATACTCTGAGGGCAAATTTGTCTCTTTTATCTTGGCTTTTATATCATTTAATATGCTTCCTAAATCCCTATCAGAGAAGTTAGCGGTAATAGATGTTTTCCTCTTTTGATTTTCCCGGTAAAGCTTAACAGGGCCTTTCCCTTCCATAATCTTTGCAACATCCTCTAAATGATGTTGAGAACCAAGACTTGAAAAAATAACCGCGCGTTTTACATCATCAAAGGTTTGACTATCTTCGTCTCGATATTGTACTCGCAGGTCAAATTCATCACCAGCTGTCCGGTAGCGGGTAGCAACCTGACCTTCAAAGTTAGCCCGCATAACAGAAGCTATCTGACCAACATTTAATCCTAATTGAGATGCTTTATCTCTATCTATCACGAACCGTAACTCTGGCTTGCCGCTTCGAAGAGTTGTATCTATATCATAAAGACCTTGTATCGGCTTTATTTTGGTCACGATCTCATTTGCTATCTGCTCTAATTTAACCAAATCCTTGCCAAATATTTTTATCTCAATAGGAATCTGTCCCGTGCCTCCTGAGGTAATAAATCTGGCCAGATCAAGAAACTCGATTTTGGTTCCTTCAATTTGAGGAAATTGCTTACGAATAGCATTTTGTATTTGCATACTTGAACGCTTTCGTTTGCTCTTATCCACTAAATGAGCAAATATCATTGCCTCATTTACGCCGGTATTACCTATCCCACTGCCACTAAAGGCAATATCCACCTTTGACCCTTCCATTAACCCGGTAAAAGTTCCTAAAACATCTGCTTCTTTCTGCCGCATCATAATATCTTCTACTTGTTTAACCACCCGGTCGGTTTCATCCAAACTTGTGCCAACAGGTGTCTTAACTTTAACTATAACTAACCCGGGGTCAATTACCGGCATAAATTCTTTACCCACAAAAGGCAAAAAACACATACTCAGAGCAAATATCACTACGGCTGCTACAGAAACCTTAACACGGTGGCGAAGAGCAATGACAAGAGTTTTCTTATACCAATCTTTTAAGAAATTGAATCCTCTTTCACCAAAATCCTTTTCGTAATCTTTTTTTGATTTCTCCTTTTTAAATATCTTAGAGGCCATCATCGGGATTAAAGTAAGGGCGGTAAATAAAGAACCGATAAGCGCAAAGGTAACAGTGAGAGCCAATCCCTGGGAAAGTTTTCCCGCGATGCCCGTGGCATAGATTAAAGGTAAAAAGACAGCGATAGTAGTAAGAGTAGAGGCAGTAATAGCCGTACCCACTTCACTTGTGCCTACAATGGCTGCTTGCCTTTTATTCTTACCTTCCTCTAAATGCCGGAAGATATTTTCAATAACGATAATGGCATTAGAAACAAGCATACCTACCCCCAAGGCAAGACCGCTCATCGTCATTATATTCAGGCTAAAACCCGCGAAATAGACAGCGATAAAGGTAGCCAAAATCGATAACGGAATAGATAAAGCAATGGCAAAAGTCGGCCGCCAATTACGCAAAAATAAAAAAAGAATTATAACCGCTAAAAGTCCACCCCAGATAGCATCACTGGCAGTAGTAGAAATCATCAGTTGAGTAATCCTCCCTTGATCCAAGGCAGTATATATCTTAATATCAGCGGGAAGATCTTTTCTTACCTCTTTTAATTTTTCCTTTATGCCGTTTGCTACCTCCAAGTCATTTGCTCCCGATTCCTTAGTAACGGCTAATATAAGGCCGTTCTTTTTATTGGTGCGGCTATAGTTTCGGACCTCAGTATGGGTATCATAGACTTCGGCAAAATCCTTTAGATATACCGGCTTCTGCTCTCTGACAGTAATTACTGTATTTCTTATCTGGTCTAAATTTTCAAATTCTCCCAGTGTGCGCAAAAGATACTCTGTATAACCCCTGGTAATATGTCCACCGGAAAGATCGAGATTCTCATATCTCAAAGTAGATATTACCCGCAGAATAGGAATATTAAGCGCTTCAAGTTTTTCTTTATCAATCCTTACCTGAATCTCCCTTTCCCGCCCACCCATAATCATACAAGTGGCAACACCATCAACCATCTCAAGGCGGTCTTTTATCTGGTCTTTAACTAATGTTCTTAAATCTCTTAAATCTCTTTCTCCGGTAATTCCCAAAGCGAGAATGGGAATAATCGACGGGTCAAACTTGATAACAATAGGTTTATCTATGCCTTCAGGGAGAAAGTCTTCAACTACTCCAATGGCATCGCGCATATCCTGGGCAGCAAAATCAACATTAGTGCCCCACTCAAACTCCACCATTATAATAGAGATTTCTTCCTGGGAGACAGAATCTACTGTCTTGACATTCTTAACTTTGCTTACTGCTGCTTCAATGGGCTTTGTAACAAGAGTCTCTATATCTTCTGAGGCAGCGCCTTCATAAGTGGTAATAACCGAGGCTGTAGGATAGGTCAAATCAGGCATAACCTCTACAGTTAACTTGGATAAAGATATTATCCCCAAGACGACAATAATACCAATTAACATCAAAACCGTAATAGAACGATTTACAGAAAATTCAGGCAGATTCATTGGACATTTCCCTTAGTTTCTATAAGGACATTTGCGCCGTCCTTAAGGCCATAATTTCCCTCTATAATTATATCTTCGCCAACACTTAGCCCTTCTATAATCTCTACAAAATCTTTTTGATATATTCCCGTTTCTACTTTCTTCTTGTGAGCAACAGAACTATTAACAATAAAAACAAATTTGCGGCTATTTTCGCTAAGGACTGCCTTAATGGGTACAATAAGAGAATTTTCTTTTTTCTCTAATATAATATTCACCCTGGCAAACATTCCCGGCTTAAGCCGATAGTCTTTATTGAGAACCTTTACTTCCACTTCTGATGTCCGAGTGGCAAGGTCAACCATAGGGGCAATCCTTGTAATCTTGCCAAGAAAAACCTCGTCGGGATATGCATCTACCCTAACTTTTGCCTCAGCGCTTTCTTTTAATTTGCCTAAATATTTTTCAGAGACGTTTACCAACACCTTTACTGTATCAATATTAGCTACCATAATTACCGGAACTCTCATCATCGGACTTACACTCGGCTCGACTTGAGAACCTTCATCTAAAAATTTCTTTATTACCGTTCCGTCAATTGGTGATTTAATCAATGCCTTCTCGTATTTCATACCTTCTATATCCCTATCAATCAATACCAGAACATCATCTTTTTTTACTTTATCTCCTTCCTTAATAAGAAAGCTATCGATCTTTCCCGGAATCTTACTCATCAAGGTCACCATTTCCTGGCCGGCAATATTGCCTACGCAAGATATTTGAGCTTCGATTTCACCTTTTATAACCTGAGCTACTTTAACAGTGGAAATTCTCGCCTCTGTTTGACGCCCATCATTATTACTTTTTATGCTCCCGATAATCCTAAAGCTACCAAGTAGCACTAAGAAAGCTATCAATATCAAAATTACAGGTTTCTTCATAATTATTCGCCTCCTAATTTTTCTGCCTTCGCCAAAGCTTGCTCTTTCGCCAAAGCTTTGGAGGATAGGTCAGCAGGCAGGCCTATTGCTTTTTCTAACCTTGCCTGACTCAAAATACAATTATATATTGCTTCAAGATGATTTGTCTGGCTTTCAGTTAAAGCCAATTGAGTAGCCAATACTTCTACATTATCTACCCGGCCGTTTCTGTATCCGATTCGTGTACTGTTCAGACTTTCTTTGGCCTGGATTACTGCTTTCTCTGATACCTTGATCCTCTTTTTAGCCTCTTCTAAATTCAATAGAGCCCTTTTCACCTCTAAAGCAATCCCATCCCTAAGCTGAGTTTCAAGGTGCCCTAATTCTCTTAAAGCGGCTTTTGCCTGGCCTACCTGTGCTTTAGTCTCACCCCAATTCCAGATGTTTACACTAGCGTTTACTCCCACCATCCAATCTTCTTTCCATTTTATAATAGGCTCATCGCCTTTGTGATATTTATAGTTTCCGAAAAGCCCCACTTGGGGCCAATAATTACTTTGAGCTATTCCAATACCAGCCTTTGCCATCTCAATGTTGTGTCTCATTTTATAGATTTCAGGCCGGTGCTCCTGAGCCTCTTTAAGTAATTGCTCTAGACTATAGTCCTGTTCTATAACCCTTAATATATCAACTACTTCTATTGACGAATTTAGATTTCTGCCCAATATGGTATTAAATAAAGATTTTGCTAACTCAACACCATTTTCGGCTTTGATGAGTGCCTGCTCTACATTTGCCAATTGCACTTCGGTCCTCAAAAGGTCTATATTTGGAACAGTGCCGGCATTATAGAGACCTCTTACGGTCTCAAGATGAGCCTTCATCTGCTCTACTGCATCCTGACAGACCTTCTTATACTTCTGGGCTACTAATATCCCAAAATAGGCCTCCTTAACCTGTAAAATTAGATTTTGCCTTACCTCTTCATAATTATATTTTGTAGCTTCTAAATTGTTTCTTGCCTGCTTATTTAAGGAAAGAATTTTCCCTCCCGTAAAGAGTGGCTGCTGAACTACAGCCTGGGCATTATACATATCGTCGTCACCAACTTCTATTGATAGGGCATCGGGTGTAAAAACGCCTGCTTCCAAATCCAAACTCGGCGATTCGTTTAAATGGGTATAGGAAGATTCTACTTTCAGCTTAGGCAGAAATAAGGTTTTTGTCTCCCAGCTTTTTTCTTTGGCGCCGGTTATTTTTTCCGAAGCAGCTTTTAACCCGTGATTATTCTCTAATGCTATATCGATACTTTTTTCTAAAGTGAGGAATTTAGGCATATCCTTATCTTGCTTTTGGTATTCTTGAGCAAAAGAATTTGCAGTCAAAAACATAAAAGAAATTAGAGCAGAAATTACCATATATTTTATTCCAAATAAATTCATCATTATATCTTCCTCATTTTTCTTTATTCACGTTAGAGCCTTGGAGTAGAAACTATGCCTTCAAAGTAAATCTTTAGGATTATGGGTGCCCTTTCCGAAAGGGGATACTTCTTGCCTTCAACCTGCCACATATAGATTAACCCGTTGAGCATATTACTCAAGACACCGATTGCACCCTTAATGTCTAACTTTTTAATCTGACCCGATATTTGCCCTTCCCGAAAAATCTCCTCCATCTTGCCAATATAGGTATAGTAATGCTGAAAATATCTCTTATACATTCTTTCCTGAAGCTCAATTGGCGAACGAAGCAGAATTCCAATCATCTCCGGATTACTCTCAAAAAATCTTAAATAAGCTCTTACTGCATTTTCTATTTGCCCTAAAGGACTCTTCCCTTTTCCAATCTCCCTTAGCACTGAGTCCTTTAAATTGTCGAGCCCCCTCTCGACTGCGGAGAGGAAAAGGTTCTGCTTACTTTCAAAATACTGGTATATTGTCCCCTTTCCTATCTTTGCCAGATGTGCTACCTTCTCCATAAGGGTCTTGGAGAATCCCTTTTTAGAAAAAACATTAGTGGCTGCATCCAATATCTGCTTCTTTCTTCTGTCTATAAGCCCTTCTTTTTTACTATACATCCCAAACTTCCATTTCCTTGTCCTCCCAATTTAGTTGACCGACCAGTCAGTCATAATATACACTATAATAAAAATCGTGTCAATAGGTTGTTGGATTAAAACTCCCCAATTTTTCTATGTTCCTTTCGCATGCTGCAAAAATTTTTGAGGAAACTTTTCTAAAAGTGGAAAAGAAAATACTAAAAGGACAGCAGGAAGGAAAGCCAGAATGTTATTTTTTTAACCTGACTTGCGTTGTCTTCTTTTTTCATACAGAAAATAAAGCAGCGGGATAACAAAAAGAGTGAGCATCAAGGCGCTGAATGCTCCCGATATAACTGTAACACCCATAGGCGATTTAAAAGCAGTAGCTTTGCCAACACCAAAAGCAAGGGGGATCATTGCGGTAATCGTAGTAAAGGTCGTCATAAGACACGGCCTTAATCTTACGGAACTTGCTTCCACAATGGCATCAAGCGGTTTCTTACCCTGCTCAATAAGCGTCTTTGCGAAATTAATAATAAGGATGCCATTGTTCACACCTATACCGGTTAGAATCATAACTCCAAGAAGACTAAACATATTAATGGTCTTGCCAAAAATAAAAAGACCGAAAAGTATTCCAATCATTGCCAATGGTAAAGCTGAGATTATAATGAACGGTTCGAACCAACTTTCGAATTGGGCTGCCATTACCAAATAAACGAGAATAATGGCGATAAGTATGGCAGTTCCTATATCGCGAAAAGCCTCCTGCATCATCTTTATATTTCCACCCGTATTTAAATTGACCTCACGAGGAACATTTATTTCTGTCAGTTTTCTCATAAATTCATTTGCTACAGTTCCCACAGGTTTATTGGTATTAGCGGTGAGAGTAATGCTTGGTTGACGATTATATCTTTGTCTTTGAGTAGGACCTGATGTTTCCTGTATGTCGGAAATTTGTTTTAATAAAAATATGTCGTTCATTCTGTTGGATAAAGGAATATTCTCTAAAACCTGTCTTTGTTTTTTCAATTTTTCGGGTATAGTGACGCGTATATCATATTCGTTTTCACCCTCGCGAAACGTTGTAGGCACAATACCTTCCAAAGCCGCGCGCACATTTAACGCCACAGAATTAACATCCATATCAACATCTGCTAATTTTGCGCGATTGATTGTAAAATTTATTTCGGGTTTTCCGGGATGATAAGAATAATCCGCATCCAAAATACCGGGCGTATTTTGTAAAACTTTTAGAATGTCCTTTGCCGCGCTTGTAACAATTTCATGGTCTGGTCCGGTAACATAATATGTAATTGGCGCGCCGCCGCCGCCAACACTTGAGCTTATTTCTTGAACATTAATAGTGGCTCCCGGCAAAGACGCAAGAAAATGTTTTGTATCCTTTAACAATTCTACCGCCGAGAGGCTTCTATCATCTTTCCAATTGATTACTATTTGCGCATATTCGGGTCCCTGAGAGCCGACACTAACCTCTCCGCCTGAAACTGCGCCGATAGTGGTAAAAGTGCTGTCCAGTTCCGGAATTGTTCTCAACTTTTCTTAAATTTGCTTTACCATAGATTGTGTTTTTTCTAAATTTGTCCCGGCCGGCATTCTTATCGTTATGGAAGAAACGCCTTGGTCCGTTTGGGTGGCAAATTCCGACCCGATCATAGGAAGAAGCGCAATACTTGCAATTAGGAGTCCAATAACGATTCCAAAAACTAATTTAGGCCGTTTTAATACAATGGGCAAAAAATCTTTATATTTGGCTTTTAAAAGTAAAAACCCCTTTTCCCACTGTCTTGATAACCAAGTTTCTCTGGTAACATGTAAAAATTTGCTTGATAACATGGGAATTAATGTAAATCCGACACAAAAAGCAATGATTGTGGCAAAAATTTGCACCAGACCGAATTCTTTGAAGAACTGCCCCATCAGTCCCGCCATAAACACAATAGGCAAAAAGACCACAATATTGGTGCAAATAGAAGCAATCACAGCAGGGGCAACCTCCATAGTAGCTTCTTCAGCCGCCTGTTTTAAATTTTTACCCAATTCTTTCGTATGCCTGTGAATATTTTCCAGAATAACTATGGAACTATCGATAAGAACTCCTACGCATAAAGCTAAACTTGTAAGTGTAAGAATATTAAAACTAAAACCCGTCATATACATAAAAAACATAGTCCCTATAAGCGAGACCGGTATTGTTATGCTGACAATCAATGTGCTTCCTACTCCGTGCAAGAATAAAAACAGAACAATACCCGTAATAATAACCCCTAAAAACAAATTGCTCCTGACATCCGCAACAGCGTTTCTTATAAATAAAGAATCGTCAACGACCACTTTTAATTCATAACCCTCCGGCAAAACTTCATTAAGTCGAGCAATTTCCGACCTTACATTATCCACAACTTCAATTGTATTTGAATCCGGTTGTTTCTGGATAGTCAATGAAACTGCGTCTTTTCCGTCTATCCTTGCAGTATCTCTGACTTCAGCATAGGTATCTTTTACTTCGGCTAAACTTGAAAGATTCACTTTTCTCGTCTGTCTGGTTCTCTGGTCCATCAAAGGGATTTCAAGAGAACTTATCTGCGATATATCAGTAAATTCGGCATCTGTTCTGCCGGATATTTCTAAATCCCCGCTGGAAAAATGACCTGCGGGCAAATTTACGTTTTCAGATTTCAACCTATTAGATATATCAAGTAAAGTTATCCCATAAAATTTGAGTTTATCCGGCACCGCTTCCACTCTTATTTCCCGCCTTAATCCGCCTACGATGTCAATATTGCCGACCCCCTTGACCGTTTGAAGAATTGGTTTTATGTTATCTTTTGCCTGCTGATAAACACTTTGCAAATCAGGGCCTGAAAAAGCTATATAAAGAATAGGGCTTGCGTTAATGTCGAGTTTAAGAATTTCGGGTTCTT harbors:
- a CDS encoding efflux RND transporter periplasmic adaptor subunit, whose product is MKKPVILILIAFLVLLGSFRIIGSIKSNNDGRQTEARISTVKVAQVIKGEIEAQISCVGNIAGQEMVTLMSKIPGKIDSFLIKEGDKVKKDDVLVLIDRDIEGMKYEKALIKSPIDGTVIKKFLDEGSQVEPSVSPMMRVPVIMVANIDTVKVLVNVSEKYLGKLKESAEAKVRVDAYPDEVFLGKITRIAPMVDLATRTSEVEVKVLNKDYRLKPGMFARVNIILEKKENSLIVPIKAVLSENSRKFVFIVNSSVAHKKKVETGIYQKDFVEIIEGLSVGEDIIIEGNYGLKDGANVLIETKGNVQ
- a CDS encoding TolC family protein, yielding MMNLFGIKYMVISALISFMFLTANSFAQEYQKQDKDMPKFLTLEKSIDIALENNHGLKAASEKITGAKEKSWETKTLFLPKLKVESSYTHLNESPSLDLEAGVFTPDALSIEVGDDDMYNAQAVVQQPLFTGGKILSLNKQARNNLEATKYNYEEVRQNLILQVKEAYFGILVAQKYKKVCQDAVEQMKAHLETVRGLYNAGTVPNIDLLRTEVQLANVEQALIKAENGVELAKSLFNTILGRNLNSSIEVVDILRVIEQDYSLEQLLKEAQEHRPEIYKMRHNIEMAKAGIGIAQSNYWPQVGLFGNYKYHKGDEPIIKWKEDWMVGVNASVNIWNWGETKAQVGQAKAALRELGHLETQLRDGIALEVKRALLNLEEAKKRIKVSEKAVIQAKESLNSTRIGYRNGRVDNVEVLATQLALTESQTNHLEAIYNCILSQARLEKAIGLPADLSSKALAKEQALAKAEKLGGE
- a CDS encoding TetR/AcrR family transcriptional regulator, which encodes MYSKKEGLIDRRKKQILDAATNVFSKKGFSKTLMEKVAHLAKIGKGTIYQYFESKQNLFLSAVERGLDNLKDSVLREIGKGKSPLGQIENAVRAYLRFFESNPEMIGILLRSPIELQERMYKRYFQHYYTYIGKMEEIFREGQISGQIKKLDIKGAIGVLSNMLNGLIYMWQVEGKKYPLSERAPIILKIYFEGIVSTPRL
- a CDS encoding efflux RND transporter permease subunit translates to MRTIPELDSTFTTIGAVSGGEVSVGSQGPEYAQIVINWKDDRSLSAVELLKDTKHFLASLPGATINVQEISSSVGGGGAPITYYVTGPDHEIVTSAAKDILKVLQNTPGILDADYSYHPGKPEINFTINRAKLADVDMDVNSVALNVRAALEGIVPTTFREGENEYDIRVTIPEKLKKQRQVLENIPLSNRMNDIFLLKQISDIQETSGPTQRQRYNRQPSITLTANTNKPVGTVANEFMRKLTEINVPREVNLNTGGNIKMMQEAFRDIGTAILIAIILVYLVMAAQFESWFEPFIIISALPLAMIGILFGLFIFGKTINMFSLLGVMILTGIGVNNGILIINFAKTLIEQGKKPLDAIVEASSVRLRPCLMTTFTTITAMIPLAFGVGKATAFKSPMGVTVISGAFSALMLTLFVIPLLYFLYEKRRQRKSG
- a CDS encoding efflux RND transporter permease subunit; the protein is MNLPRIAINKPVFISVFFLALAVIGVYSAFKLNVTLMPNVDLPYVTVKTLYPGAGPDQVETLISKPLEDAISTTNNLKNIQSVSSEGVSIIICEFTMDVSADVAASDVREKVSSIREQLPDDVKEPEILKLDINASPILYIAFSGPDLQSVYQQAKDNIKPILQTVKGVGNIDIVGGLRREIRVEAVPDKLKFYGITLLDISNRLKSENVNLPAGHFSSGDLEISGRTDAEFTDISQISSLEIPLMDQRTRQTRKVNLSSLAEVKDTYAEVRDTARIDGKDAVSLTIQKQPDSNTIEVVDNVRSEIARLNEVLPEGYELKVVVDDSLFIRNAVADVRSNLFLGVIITGIVLFLFLHGVGSTLIVSITIPVSLIGTMFFMYMTGFSFNILTLTSLALCVGVLIDSSIVILENIHRHTKELGKNLKQAAEEATMEVAPAVIASICTNIVVFLPIVFMAGLMGQFFKEFGLVQIFATIIAFCVGFTLIPMLSSKFLHVTRETWLSRQWEKGFLLLKAKYKDFLPIVLKRPKLVFGIVIGLLIASIALLPMIGSEFATQTDQGVSSITIRMPAGTNLEKTQSMVKQI